In a genomic window of Lycium ferocissimum isolate CSIRO_LF1 chromosome 9, AGI_CSIRO_Lferr_CH_V1, whole genome shotgun sequence:
- the LOC132029901 gene encoding probable GPI-anchored adhesin-like protein PGA55 isoform X1, with product MDVYSGKRAKNGLVVPRRGLRDTADNRDENVQLCSRIGCSGRLNHSKSSCVGTKEKPRSFRPTLINSSNGKDVVGSSSGTSSVLNNVRKAREASHIKSSSQVVNNQSEISSSDGGSSKARSTEAGYSSGTSSSRPHKIVSHKSKAIGSEKQSCSSGAGFGLRNLKCNSTSDVLSHNCSTSQSRFNRRDMVKRRYTEGESSSSGKGKKNTEASLRERRVTRPTHGISISESRSGRNLDYSVNNSAVSVQTPRSMNVNSRFRGPVQDSLQTLHRPETPDLNLQSSSQLFTDGSSSDSSAYSFPGNDIDDLPSLVPFTSAELGINRLMNREALQRYNMNGVAEVLLALERIEQDEELTYEQLLSLETNLLLSGLNFYDQHRDMRLDIDSMSYEELLALEERMGTVSTALPEEALSKCLQRSIYQGMHSEIGTFGGDEDEDEIKCSICQEEYVVGDEIGKLQCKHGYHMECVQQWLKLKNWCPICKASAAPS from the exons ATGGATGTATATTCTGGCaaaagagctaaaaatgggCTTGTCGTTCCTAGAAGAGGTTTAAGGGATACTGCTGATAACAGGGATGAAAATGTTCAGCTGTGCTCGCGAATTGGATGCAGTGGCCGGCTCAACCATTCGAAGAGCAGCTGTGTTGGAACTAAAGAGAAACCCAGATCATTTAGGCCTACTTTAATTAATTCTTCAAATGGGAAGGATGTGGTTGGGAGTTCATCAGGGACATCTTCAGTGCTGAATAATGTAAGAAAGGCACGCGAGGCATCTCACATTAAGTCTTCCTCTCAAGTTGTAAATAATCAATCAGAAATTAGTTCTTCGGATGGTGGATCAAGCAAAGCTAGATCAACGGAAGCAGGCTACTCTAGTGGAACATCCAGCAGTAGACCTCATAAAATAGTTAGTCACAAGTCTAAAGCCATTGGTTCTGAAAAACAGTCCTGTAGCAGTGGGGCTGGGTTTGGGTTGAGAAATCTAAAATGTAATTCCACATCGGATGTCCTTTCACATAATTGTTCAACGTCACAATCAAGATTTAATAGAAGGGACATGGTAAAAAGGAGATACACAGAAGGTGAAAGCAGTTCATCTGGTAAAGGGAAGAAAAACACCGAGGCATCACTAAGGGAAAGACGTGTCACTCGTCCAACTCATGGAATCTCCATCTCTGAGTCAAGAAGTGGCAGAAATTTGGATTATAGTGTGAATAATTCTGCTGTTTCAGTTCAGACCCCAAGGTCAATGAATGTGAATTCTAGATTTAGGGGTCCTGTACAGGATTCATTGCAAACTTTACATCGGCCTGAAACACCAGATCTCAATCTGCAGTCGTCAAGTCAATTGTTCACAGATGGCTCTTCAAGTGATTCTAGTGCTTATAGTTTTCCTGGTAATGATATTGATGATTTACCCAGTTTAGTGCCCTTCACTTCTGCGGAACTAGGCATTAACCGATTAATGAACCGCGAAGCCTTACAGCGATATAACATGAATGGAGTTGCTGAG GTATTATTGGCACTTGAGAGAATTGAACAAGATGAAGAGTTAACATATGAG CAGCTGCTTTCATTGGAGACGAACTTGTTGCTTAGCGGCCTTAACTTCTATGACCAGCATAGGGACATGAGATTGGATATAGATAGCATGTCCTATGAG GAATTACTAGCTCTAGAGGAGAGGATGGGAACTGTTAGCACAGCTCTGCCAGAGGAGGCATTATCAAAGTGCCTTCAAAGAAGCATTTATCAAGGCATGCATTCGGAAATAGGGACATTCGGAGGTGATGAGGATGAAGATGAGATCAAATGCAGTATTTGTCAG GAGGAGTATGTGGTTGGAGATGAAATTGGCAAGTTACAGTGCAAGCATGGTTATCATATGGAATGTGTACAACAATGGTTAAAGCTCAAGAATTGGTGCCCAATCTGCAAAGCATCAGCAGCACCATCTTAG
- the LOC132029901 gene encoding probable GPI-anchored adhesin-like protein PGA55 isoform X3, translated as MDVYSGKRAKNGLVVPRRGLRDTADNRDENVQLCSRIGCSGRLNHSKSSCVGTKEKPRSFRPTLINSSNGKDVVGSSSGTSSVLNNVRKAREASHIKSSSQVVNNQSEISSSDGGSSKARSTEAGYSSGTSSSRPHKIVSHKSKAIGSEKQSCSSGAGFGLRNLKCNSTSDVLSHNCSTSQSRFNRRDMVKRRYTEGESSSSGKGKKNTEASLRERRVTRPTHGISISESRSGRNLDYSVNNSAVSVQTPRSMNVNSRFRGPVQDSLQTLHRPETPDLNLQSSSQLFTDGSSSDSSAYSFPGNDIDDLPSLVPFTSAELGINRLMNREALQRYNMNGVAEVLLALERIEQDEELTYEQLLSLETNLLLSGLNFYDQHRDMRLDIDSMSYELPGHDLLLVNRNY; from the exons ATGGATGTATATTCTGGCaaaagagctaaaaatgggCTTGTCGTTCCTAGAAGAGGTTTAAGGGATACTGCTGATAACAGGGATGAAAATGTTCAGCTGTGCTCGCGAATTGGATGCAGTGGCCGGCTCAACCATTCGAAGAGCAGCTGTGTTGGAACTAAAGAGAAACCCAGATCATTTAGGCCTACTTTAATTAATTCTTCAAATGGGAAGGATGTGGTTGGGAGTTCATCAGGGACATCTTCAGTGCTGAATAATGTAAGAAAGGCACGCGAGGCATCTCACATTAAGTCTTCCTCTCAAGTTGTAAATAATCAATCAGAAATTAGTTCTTCGGATGGTGGATCAAGCAAAGCTAGATCAACGGAAGCAGGCTACTCTAGTGGAACATCCAGCAGTAGACCTCATAAAATAGTTAGTCACAAGTCTAAAGCCATTGGTTCTGAAAAACAGTCCTGTAGCAGTGGGGCTGGGTTTGGGTTGAGAAATCTAAAATGTAATTCCACATCGGATGTCCTTTCACATAATTGTTCAACGTCACAATCAAGATTTAATAGAAGGGACATGGTAAAAAGGAGATACACAGAAGGTGAAAGCAGTTCATCTGGTAAAGGGAAGAAAAACACCGAGGCATCACTAAGGGAAAGACGTGTCACTCGTCCAACTCATGGAATCTCCATCTCTGAGTCAAGAAGTGGCAGAAATTTGGATTATAGTGTGAATAATTCTGCTGTTTCAGTTCAGACCCCAAGGTCAATGAATGTGAATTCTAGATTTAGGGGTCCTGTACAGGATTCATTGCAAACTTTACATCGGCCTGAAACACCAGATCTCAATCTGCAGTCGTCAAGTCAATTGTTCACAGATGGCTCTTCAAGTGATTCTAGTGCTTATAGTTTTCCTGGTAATGATATTGATGATTTACCCAGTTTAGTGCCCTTCACTTCTGCGGAACTAGGCATTAACCGATTAATGAACCGCGAAGCCTTACAGCGATATAACATGAATGGAGTTGCTGAG GTATTATTGGCACTTGAGAGAATTGAACAAGATGAAGAGTTAACATATGAG CAGCTGCTTTCATTGGAGACGAACTTGTTGCTTAGCGGCCTTAACTTCTATGACCAGCATAGGGACATGAGATTGGATATAGATAGCATGTCCTATGAG CTTCCAGGTCATGATTTATTGCTCGTTAACAGGAATTACTAG
- the LOC132029901 gene encoding probable GPI-anchored adhesin-like protein PGA55 isoform X4 → MDVYSGKRAKNGLVVPRRGLRDTADNRDENVQLCSRIGCSGRLNHSKSSCVGTKEKPRSFRPTLINSSNGKDVVGSSSGTSSVLNNVRKAREASHIKSSSQVVNNQSEISSSDGGSSKARSTEAGYSSGTSSSRPHKIVSHKSKAIGSEKQSCSSGAGFGLRNLKCNSTSDVLSHNCSTSQSRFNRRDMVKRRYTEGESSSSGKGKKNTEASLRERRVTRPTHGISISESRSGRNLDYSVNNSAVSVQTPRSMNVNSRFRGPVQDSLQTLHRPETPDLNLQSSSQLFTDGSSSDSSAYSFPGNDIDDLPSLVPFTSAELGINRLMNREALQRYNMNGVAEVLLALERIEQDEELTYELLSLETNLLLSGLNFYDQHRDMRLDIDSMSYELPGHDLLLVNRNY, encoded by the exons ATGGATGTATATTCTGGCaaaagagctaaaaatgggCTTGTCGTTCCTAGAAGAGGTTTAAGGGATACTGCTGATAACAGGGATGAAAATGTTCAGCTGTGCTCGCGAATTGGATGCAGTGGCCGGCTCAACCATTCGAAGAGCAGCTGTGTTGGAACTAAAGAGAAACCCAGATCATTTAGGCCTACTTTAATTAATTCTTCAAATGGGAAGGATGTGGTTGGGAGTTCATCAGGGACATCTTCAGTGCTGAATAATGTAAGAAAGGCACGCGAGGCATCTCACATTAAGTCTTCCTCTCAAGTTGTAAATAATCAATCAGAAATTAGTTCTTCGGATGGTGGATCAAGCAAAGCTAGATCAACGGAAGCAGGCTACTCTAGTGGAACATCCAGCAGTAGACCTCATAAAATAGTTAGTCACAAGTCTAAAGCCATTGGTTCTGAAAAACAGTCCTGTAGCAGTGGGGCTGGGTTTGGGTTGAGAAATCTAAAATGTAATTCCACATCGGATGTCCTTTCACATAATTGTTCAACGTCACAATCAAGATTTAATAGAAGGGACATGGTAAAAAGGAGATACACAGAAGGTGAAAGCAGTTCATCTGGTAAAGGGAAGAAAAACACCGAGGCATCACTAAGGGAAAGACGTGTCACTCGTCCAACTCATGGAATCTCCATCTCTGAGTCAAGAAGTGGCAGAAATTTGGATTATAGTGTGAATAATTCTGCTGTTTCAGTTCAGACCCCAAGGTCAATGAATGTGAATTCTAGATTTAGGGGTCCTGTACAGGATTCATTGCAAACTTTACATCGGCCTGAAACACCAGATCTCAATCTGCAGTCGTCAAGTCAATTGTTCACAGATGGCTCTTCAAGTGATTCTAGTGCTTATAGTTTTCCTGGTAATGATATTGATGATTTACCCAGTTTAGTGCCCTTCACTTCTGCGGAACTAGGCATTAACCGATTAATGAACCGCGAAGCCTTACAGCGATATAACATGAATGGAGTTGCTGAG GTATTATTGGCACTTGAGAGAATTGAACAAGATGAAGAGTTAACATATGAG CTGCTTTCATTGGAGACGAACTTGTTGCTTAGCGGCCTTAACTTCTATGACCAGCATAGGGACATGAGATTGGATATAGATAGCATGTCCTATGAG CTTCCAGGTCATGATTTATTGCTCGTTAACAGGAATTACTAG
- the LOC132029901 gene encoding probable GPI-anchored adhesin-like protein PGA55 isoform X2, producing MDVYSGKRAKNGLVVPRRGLRDTADNRDENVQLCSRIGCSGRLNHSKSSCVGTKEKPRSFRPTLINSSNGKDVVGSSSGTSSVLNNVRKAREASHIKSSSQVVNNQSEISSSDGGSSKARSTEAGYSSGTSSSRPHKIVSHKSKAIGSEKQSCSSGAGFGLRNLKCNSTSDVLSHNCSTSQSRFNRRDMVKRRYTEGESSSSGKGKKNTEASLRERRVTRPTHGISISESRSGRNLDYSVNNSAVSVQTPRSMNVNSRFRGPVQDSLQTLHRPETPDLNLQSSSQLFTDGSSSDSSAYSFPGNDIDDLPSLVPFTSAELGINRLMNREALQRYNMNGVAEVLLALERIEQDEELTYELLSLETNLLLSGLNFYDQHRDMRLDIDSMSYEELLALEERMGTVSTALPEEALSKCLQRSIYQGMHSEIGTFGGDEDEDEIKCSICQEEYVVGDEIGKLQCKHGYHMECVQQWLKLKNWCPICKASAAPS from the exons ATGGATGTATATTCTGGCaaaagagctaaaaatgggCTTGTCGTTCCTAGAAGAGGTTTAAGGGATACTGCTGATAACAGGGATGAAAATGTTCAGCTGTGCTCGCGAATTGGATGCAGTGGCCGGCTCAACCATTCGAAGAGCAGCTGTGTTGGAACTAAAGAGAAACCCAGATCATTTAGGCCTACTTTAATTAATTCTTCAAATGGGAAGGATGTGGTTGGGAGTTCATCAGGGACATCTTCAGTGCTGAATAATGTAAGAAAGGCACGCGAGGCATCTCACATTAAGTCTTCCTCTCAAGTTGTAAATAATCAATCAGAAATTAGTTCTTCGGATGGTGGATCAAGCAAAGCTAGATCAACGGAAGCAGGCTACTCTAGTGGAACATCCAGCAGTAGACCTCATAAAATAGTTAGTCACAAGTCTAAAGCCATTGGTTCTGAAAAACAGTCCTGTAGCAGTGGGGCTGGGTTTGGGTTGAGAAATCTAAAATGTAATTCCACATCGGATGTCCTTTCACATAATTGTTCAACGTCACAATCAAGATTTAATAGAAGGGACATGGTAAAAAGGAGATACACAGAAGGTGAAAGCAGTTCATCTGGTAAAGGGAAGAAAAACACCGAGGCATCACTAAGGGAAAGACGTGTCACTCGTCCAACTCATGGAATCTCCATCTCTGAGTCAAGAAGTGGCAGAAATTTGGATTATAGTGTGAATAATTCTGCTGTTTCAGTTCAGACCCCAAGGTCAATGAATGTGAATTCTAGATTTAGGGGTCCTGTACAGGATTCATTGCAAACTTTACATCGGCCTGAAACACCAGATCTCAATCTGCAGTCGTCAAGTCAATTGTTCACAGATGGCTCTTCAAGTGATTCTAGTGCTTATAGTTTTCCTGGTAATGATATTGATGATTTACCCAGTTTAGTGCCCTTCACTTCTGCGGAACTAGGCATTAACCGATTAATGAACCGCGAAGCCTTACAGCGATATAACATGAATGGAGTTGCTGAG GTATTATTGGCACTTGAGAGAATTGAACAAGATGAAGAGTTAACATATGAG CTGCTTTCATTGGAGACGAACTTGTTGCTTAGCGGCCTTAACTTCTATGACCAGCATAGGGACATGAGATTGGATATAGATAGCATGTCCTATGAG GAATTACTAGCTCTAGAGGAGAGGATGGGAACTGTTAGCACAGCTCTGCCAGAGGAGGCATTATCAAAGTGCCTTCAAAGAAGCATTTATCAAGGCATGCATTCGGAAATAGGGACATTCGGAGGTGATGAGGATGAAGATGAGATCAAATGCAGTATTTGTCAG GAGGAGTATGTGGTTGGAGATGAAATTGGCAAGTTACAGTGCAAGCATGGTTATCATATGGAATGTGTACAACAATGGTTAAAGCTCAAGAATTGGTGCCCAATCTGCAAAGCATCAGCAGCACCATCTTAG